One Halobacterium zhouii genomic region harbors:
- a CDS encoding dipeptide epimerase, whose amino-acid sequence MKTSFERREFPLQHPFTIARGTQETAANVVVRVEDDAGNVGVGGAAPSSHYGETAGTVEAVLPDLLDVVERVDDPHALSRIESEMRTVVNDNPAARAAVSIACHDLAAKRADLPLYRYWGLDPSKTLDTSFTIGIDDPEVMREKTRDAVEAGYDTLKVKLGTDRDEELLSAVREAAPEAAIRVDANEAWSPREAVRNIEWLADCGVEFVEQPVPAENREGLKFVYERAALPIAADESCITASDVPAVADRCDIANLKLMKTGGLREAKRLIHAARAHGLEVMCGCMIESNASIAAAAHLAPLLDYADLDGSLLLAEDDFEGVPMPEGRIDLEAMDRPGTSARET is encoded by the coding sequence GTGAAGACGAGTTTCGAGCGCCGGGAGTTCCCGCTACAGCATCCGTTCACCATCGCGCGCGGCACGCAGGAGACGGCCGCGAACGTCGTCGTTCGCGTCGAGGACGACGCCGGGAATGTGGGCGTCGGCGGGGCCGCACCGTCTTCTCACTACGGCGAGACGGCGGGGACCGTCGAGGCGGTGCTGCCGGACCTCCTCGACGTCGTGGAGCGGGTGGACGACCCGCACGCCCTCTCCCGAATCGAGAGCGAGATGCGGACGGTCGTGAACGACAACCCCGCCGCGCGCGCCGCGGTCAGCATCGCGTGCCACGACCTCGCGGCGAAGCGGGCGGACCTGCCGCTGTACCGCTACTGGGGGCTGGACCCATCGAAGACCCTCGATACGTCGTTCACAATCGGCATCGACGACCCGGAGGTGATGCGCGAGAAGACACGCGACGCGGTCGAGGCGGGCTACGACACCTTGAAGGTGAAACTCGGCACGGACCGCGACGAGGAACTGCTGTCGGCGGTGCGCGAGGCCGCGCCCGAGGCAGCCATCCGCGTGGACGCGAACGAGGCGTGGTCGCCCCGCGAGGCTGTCCGGAACATCGAGTGGCTGGCCGATTGTGGTGTCGAGTTCGTCGAGCAACCCGTTCCGGCGGAGAACCGCGAGGGGCTGAAATTCGTCTACGAGCGCGCGGCGCTCCCGATCGCCGCCGACGAGTCCTGTATCACCGCGAGCGACGTTCCCGCCGTCGCTGATCGGTGTGACATCGCGAACCTGAAACTCATGAAGACCGGTGGACTGCGCGAGGCCAAACGACTGATTCACGCTGCTCGCGCCCACGGTCTCGAGGTGATGTGTGGCTGCATGATAGAGTCGAACGCGAGCATCGCGGCCGCCGCACACCTCGCGCCGTTACTCGACTACGCCGACCTCGACGGGTCGTTGTTGCTCGCCGAGGACGACTTCGAGGGCGTGCCGATGCCTGAGGGGAGAATCGACCTGGAGGCCATGGACAGGCCGGGTACCAGCGCGCGAGAGACGTAG
- a CDS encoding GNAT family N-acetyltransferase, with the protein MGMTQQNLRVRQATSEDYDDVVEFTSDIWTHRSGDYIPHVYHDWIAGDGDDQRTFVVDTGDDIGGILQGVMLSEHEAWLQGMRTNPEFRGEGIANLLNEAAFDWLAGQGATVARNMVFSWNSAGLGASRAAGFEPGVEFRWAHPDPDGDALAALDTDAAVAHDADAAWSHWVASEARDVLGGLALHPEESWALSELTRGTLRDLHDETTVLTVQNGGTRAMAFRIRDYDRENDDGETVHWAEYGAATWDDVEAARALFAAVAEDAAALGADKTRVLIPETPRHVSDAAYTRAGTSDEPKFLLECDLTDRR; encoded by the coding sequence ATGGGAATGACACAGCAGAACCTCCGCGTGCGACAGGCGACCAGCGAGGATTACGACGACGTCGTCGAGTTCACGAGCGACATCTGGACGCACCGCAGCGGCGACTACATCCCGCACGTCTACCACGACTGGATCGCTGGCGACGGCGACGACCAGCGCACGTTCGTCGTGGACACGGGCGACGACATCGGCGGCATCCTCCAGGGCGTCATGCTCTCCGAGCACGAGGCGTGGCTCCAGGGGATGCGAACGAACCCCGAGTTCCGGGGTGAAGGCATCGCGAACCTGCTGAACGAAGCGGCCTTCGACTGGCTCGCCGGCCAGGGGGCGACGGTCGCACGCAACATGGTGTTCTCGTGGAACAGCGCCGGCCTCGGGGCGTCCCGCGCCGCCGGCTTCGAACCCGGTGTGGAGTTCCGATGGGCGCACCCCGACCCCGACGGTGACGCGCTCGCGGCCCTCGACACTGACGCCGCCGTCGCGCACGACGCTGACGCCGCGTGGAGCCACTGGGTGGCCAGCGAGGCCCGGGACGTGCTCGGCGGGCTCGCACTCCACCCCGAGGAGTCGTGGGCGCTCTCGGAGTTGACCCGCGGGACGCTCCGCGACCTCCACGACGAGACCACTGTACTCACCGTCCAGAACGGCGGTACGCGAGCGATGGCGTTCCGCATCCGCGACTACGACCGCGAGAACGACGACGGGGAGACGGTTCACTGGGCGGAGTACGGCGCGGCGACGTGGGACGACGTCGAGGCCGCCCGCGCCCTGTTCGCTGCCGTCGCGGAGGACGCCGCCGCGCTCGGGGCGGACAAAACCCGGGTCCTAATTCCGGAGACGCCGCGCCACGTCAGCGACGCCGCGTACACGCGCGCCGGGACGAGCGACGAACCGAAATTCCTGCTGGAGTGCGACCTCACCGACCGGCGGTAG
- a CDS encoding PaaI family thioesterase — translation MDVEAFFEGMPFAELLGVEVTEAADGHAEGEVAVTQELSWHAEEVKAHGGVTFTLADTVGGAALVSLVDQPVPTVDMRIDYLAAASGDLTASADVVRCGSDVGVVDVTVFDEDGEEVADARGVYKTG, via the coding sequence ATGGACGTAGAGGCGTTCTTCGAGGGGATGCCGTTCGCGGAGTTGCTCGGCGTCGAAGTCACCGAGGCCGCGGACGGCCACGCCGAGGGCGAGGTAGCGGTCACGCAGGAACTCTCCTGGCACGCCGAGGAGGTGAAGGCACACGGCGGCGTGACGTTCACGCTCGCGGACACCGTCGGCGGTGCCGCGCTGGTGTCGCTGGTCGACCAGCCCGTCCCCACCGTCGACATGCGCATCGACTACCTCGCGGCGGCCTCGGGCGACCTCACCGCGTCGGCCGACGTGGTGCGCTGCGGGTCGGACGTCGGCGTGGTGGACGTGACGGTGTTCGACGAGGACGGCGAGGAGGTCGCCGACGCGCGCGGCGTGTACAAGACGGGTTGA
- a CDS encoding DUF5802 family protein, with amino-acid sequence MFEAFSSGYYLGRLYVQPASDERAVINSEHLERVNEQLYADGDALARVDHPLVMKLGGAHFPVHGETDVPERTLAVPEPVLDAGDVENPPTLTEVLLAKADHARRLVNIGAV; translated from the coding sequence ATGTTCGAGGCGTTCTCAAGCGGCTACTACCTCGGACGGCTCTACGTCCAGCCAGCGTCCGACGAACGCGCGGTCATCAACAGCGAGCACCTCGAGCGGGTGAACGAACAGCTCTACGCCGACGGTGACGCACTCGCCCGCGTAGACCATCCGCTCGTGATGAAACTCGGCGGCGCGCACTTCCCCGTGCACGGGGAGACAGACGTCCCCGAGCGAACGCTCGCCGTCCCCGAACCGGTTCTCGACGCCGGCGACGTCGAGAATCCGCCCACGCTCACCGAGGTACTGTTGGCGAAGGCCGACCACGCTCGTCGCCTCGTGAACATCGGCGCGGTGTAG
- a CDS encoding DUF7571 family protein has protein sequence MKPCHNCQAVIDEYTLDKQLEPLRELTVDDFHVCADCATIVADACVKCGGAVYVPRTVADTPDYCPACRSDLIDRTGHDPGWHRDAVSA, from the coding sequence ATGAAACCGTGCCACAACTGTCAGGCGGTCATCGACGAGTACACCCTGGACAAACAACTCGAACCCCTGCGCGAACTCACGGTCGACGACTTCCACGTCTGTGCTGACTGCGCGACCATCGTCGCTGACGCGTGCGTGAAGTGTGGCGGCGCGGTGTACGTCCCCCGGACCGTCGCCGACACACCCGACTACTGTCCGGCGTGTCGGTCCGACCTCATCGACCGCACGGGCCACGACCCCGGCTGGCACCGCGACGCCGTGTCCGCCTGA
- a CDS encoding Vms1/Ankzf1 family peptidyl-tRNA hydrolase — translation MLDDLLGRTELKERIEELEAEKDSLQNQLDAEGERRSEAVRDRQEAEERVNELETRVEELEDRVERANDEDDGTGTDLDFRGRENLTDDRRDRTLDLLASLDGGQESVLSAYVSDDLPDAVREEFGARAPLVDRAAPCVVVRDREGVVSAALRPPNPPADAFCGWGDSARIEREWFAPTGRYALAVVRADVFALGVYQAGAEGDVERVHYEGFESDVKGDHSKGGFSQGRFERRRDSQIAEHLDKCQEVLAEVDADRVFVVGQETLLGEFDADATAAVDATGKPEAVLGHAHDDFWTVPLFLV, via the coding sequence ATGCTCGACGACCTCCTCGGGCGCACGGAACTCAAGGAGCGCATCGAGGAACTGGAGGCCGAGAAGGACTCCCTCCAGAACCAACTGGACGCCGAGGGGGAGCGCCGGAGCGAGGCGGTGCGCGACCGCCAGGAAGCCGAGGAGCGCGTCAACGAACTCGAAACTCGCGTCGAGGAACTCGAGGACCGGGTCGAGCGCGCGAACGACGAGGACGACGGCACCGGCACCGATCTCGACTTCCGGGGTCGCGAGAACCTCACAGACGACCGACGCGACCGCACGCTCGACCTGCTGGCGAGTCTCGACGGTGGCCAGGAGAGCGTACTCTCCGCCTACGTCTCGGACGACCTGCCCGATGCCGTCCGGGAGGAGTTCGGAGCGCGCGCGCCGCTCGTCGACCGCGCCGCCCCCTGCGTCGTCGTGCGCGACCGCGAGGGCGTCGTCTCCGCGGCGCTCCGCCCGCCGAACCCGCCGGCAGACGCGTTCTGCGGGTGGGGCGATTCGGCCCGCATCGAGCGCGAGTGGTTCGCGCCGACCGGCCGGTACGCGCTCGCCGTCGTGCGCGCCGACGTGTTCGCACTGGGCGTGTATCAGGCCGGAGCGGAGGGAGACGTGGAGCGCGTCCACTACGAGGGCTTCGAGAGCGACGTGAAGGGGGACCACTCGAAGGGCGGGTTCTCCCAGGGCCGCTTCGAGCGCCGCCGCGACAGCCAGATCGCCGAACACCTCGACAAGTGCCAGGAAGTGCTCGCAGAGGTGGATGCAGACCGCGTCTTCGTCGTCGGCCAGGAGACCCTGCTCGGGGAGTTCGACGCCGACGCCACCGCTGCCGTGGACGCGACTGGGAAGCCAGAGGCCGTGCTCGGCCACGCCCACGACGACTTCTGGACTGTCCCGTTGTTTTTGGTGTGA
- the gatD gene encoding Glu-tRNA(Gln) amidotransferase subunit GatD, with protein sequence MNAGDRVRVERGGTAHEGVLLPSTSPEHLVVKLDSGYNVGVEHADADVDVLETGVFDVEGEADSESAGTDAEDESDERAEADVEFDDDLPTISLISTGGTIASTVDYRTGAVTAQFDAEDVLRAVPDLAGRANYRGRVVANILSENMEPSIWQDLAEAVHEEVENGADGVVVMHGTDTMQFSASALAFMLDTPVPIVFTGSQRSADRPSSDNVMNAVCAVEAAKADAAEVLVCMHATESDDRCALHRGTRVRKNHTSRRDAFETVGAQPLGYVDYDVASDASGDAAGVEFTKSYRERDAVDLALDADLESDVELVKFTPGMDPAFLEACEGKAGVVLEGTGLGHVHTDLVDTIEGLVEDGTAVVMTSQCVEGRVCDRVYDTGRDLLDAGVVEGEDLLPGTAKVKLMWALANSESVPETMRTPVAGEITERSVPWE encoded by the coding sequence ATGAACGCAGGGGACAGGGTGCGCGTGGAGCGCGGCGGCACGGCCCACGAGGGCGTGTTGCTGCCGTCGACGTCGCCCGAGCATCTCGTCGTGAAACTCGACTCCGGATACAACGTCGGCGTTGAGCACGCGGACGCCGACGTGGACGTTCTGGAAACCGGCGTCTTCGACGTCGAGGGCGAGGCGGACAGCGAGAGCGCCGGGACCGACGCCGAGGACGAGAGCGACGAGCGAGCGGAGGCGGACGTCGAGTTCGACGACGACCTGCCGACGATATCGCTCATCTCGACCGGCGGCACTATCGCGTCGACCGTGGACTACCGCACCGGCGCCGTCACCGCGCAGTTCGACGCCGAGGACGTGCTGCGGGCGGTTCCGGACCTCGCTGGGCGCGCGAACTACCGCGGCCGGGTCGTCGCGAACATCCTCTCGGAGAACATGGAGCCCTCCATCTGGCAGGACCTCGCGGAGGCCGTCCACGAGGAAGTCGAGAACGGCGCGGACGGCGTCGTCGTGATGCACGGCACGGACACAATGCAGTTCTCCGCGAGCGCGCTCGCCTTCATGCTCGACACGCCCGTGCCCATCGTCTTCACGGGGAGCCAGCGCTCCGCGGACCGGCCGTCCTCGGACAACGTGATGAACGCGGTGTGCGCCGTCGAGGCCGCGAAGGCCGACGCCGCCGAGGTGCTGGTCTGCATGCACGCCACGGAGAGCGACGACCGGTGCGCGCTCCACCGCGGCACTCGAGTCCGGAAGAACCACACTAGCCGTCGTGACGCCTTCGAGACCGTGGGCGCGCAGCCACTGGGCTACGTGGACTACGACGTCGCCAGCGACGCGAGCGGCGACGCTGCGGGCGTCGAGTTCACGAAGTCCTACAGGGAACGCGACGCTGTCGACCTCGCGCTCGACGCAGACCTCGAATCCGACGTGGAACTCGTGAAGTTCACGCCCGGCATGGACCCCGCGTTCCTCGAAGCGTGCGAGGGGAAGGCGGGCGTCGTCCTCGAGGGCACGGGCCTCGGGCACGTCCACACGGACCTCGTGGACACCATCGAGGGCCTCGTCGAGGACGGCACGGCCGTCGTGATGACGAGCCAGTGCGTCGAGGGACGGGTGTGTGACCGCGTGTACGACACGGGTCGCGACCTCCTGGACGCGGGCGTCGTGGAGGGCGAGGATCTGCTCCCCGGCACCGCGAAGGTGAAACTGATGTGGGCGCTCGCGAACAGCGAGAGCGTCCCGGAGACGATGCGAACCCCCGTCGCGGGCGAGATAACCGAGCGCTCCGTTCCATGGGAATGA
- a CDS encoding ArsR/SmtB family transcription factor translates to MDSGALLDILGNENRRRILRLLARKPCYVTEISEYLGVSPKAVIDHLRKLEEAGLVESRVDDRRRKYFNISQNLRLEVRLSPFDFGAKSAYPASADLDISRCQHVSIRVQQDNTGDVAELASKLQELRDLERELSMAQRWVQGRLADVQNRLSDSVDGTEERLYADVLGLLTGGAQTAGELARAMDAPEPLVEGVLESLQEEGVVARADDGWTITE, encoded by the coding sequence ATGGACTCGGGGGCCCTGCTCGACATACTCGGAAACGAGAACCGGCGACGCATCCTGCGCTTGCTCGCGCGCAAGCCCTGTTACGTCACCGAAATTTCCGAGTATCTCGGCGTCAGCCCGAAGGCCGTCATCGACCACCTCCGGAAACTCGAGGAGGCCGGCCTCGTGGAGTCCCGCGTCGACGACCGGCGCCGGAAGTACTTCAACATCTCACAGAACCTCCGCCTCGAGGTGCGGCTCTCCCCGTTCGACTTCGGCGCGAAATCCGCGTACCCCGCGAGCGCGGACCTCGACATCAGCCGCTGCCAGCACGTCTCCATCCGCGTCCAGCAGGACAACACGGGCGACGTCGCCGAACTCGCGTCGAAGCTCCAGGAGCTGCGGGACCTCGAGCGCGAACTGTCGATGGCCCAGCGCTGGGTCCAGGGCCGCCTCGCGGACGTCCAGAACCGCCTCTCGGACTCCGTCGACGGCACCGAGGAGCGACTGTACGCGGACGTGCTCGGCCTGCTCACGGGCGGCGCGCAGACCGCCGGGGAGCTGGCTCGCGCGATGGACGCGCCCGAGCCACTCGTCGAGGGCGTCCTCGAATCCCTGCAAGAGGAAGGCGTCGTCGCGCGTGCGGACGATGGGTGGACGATCACCGAGTGA
- a CDS encoding potassium channel family protein: MRELTDLKGLHPRDLTRRQRLVLAFGVGLVTVVLLFTAIYYWGMRALEGQPRSVFQAFNTVIETMTTTGYGADAPWTTPAMNVFVATMQVTGVVIGFVTLRILVIPLFERTPLNLDDRLTIKNDHVVVAEYERDTEVLLDELEALDVEYVLIESDEEEAKRLSDDGYQAINGDPEDRDDLERATIQRASLLITDAGDNTASIVLTALEANEDLRVVSFTASTRRRAALAEVGVDRSVSPRALIGRRLAEKATTPVSVPESVDEEDEVAIRELLVRRDSPLHGVRVRDSPLAAHPNLTLVAGWFDGELRLPPSPEDRLTPNTVLVVAGPEGTIDEVAAEVGGTRTPRAAAQSWVIVAGFGEGGHEAAATLPDGVSVTTVDESPDSGADVVGDVTEPETLQAVDIEAASALVVTVGEDATALLTVAMARSLSDDVEILVRVTEAEKTAPAFRAGADYVLSVQRVCARLVAAEVHGERIMDPVGQIRLVRADAAPFAGETLADARRNPERGWTVVGVAREGAVLTDERTEIADTDEMFVAGSDDAIQEFERTVDSS, translated from the coding sequence ATGCGCGAACTCACGGACTTGAAGGGACTTCACCCCCGGGACCTCACGCGGCGCCAGCGTCTAGTGCTCGCCTTCGGCGTCGGACTCGTCACTGTCGTGCTCCTCTTCACGGCGATATACTACTGGGGGATGCGCGCGCTCGAAGGACAACCCCGGTCCGTGTTCCAGGCGTTCAACACTGTCATCGAGACGATGACGACGACGGGATACGGCGCAGACGCGCCGTGGACGACCCCGGCGATGAACGTCTTCGTCGCGACGATGCAGGTGACCGGCGTGGTCATCGGGTTCGTCACGCTACGCATCCTCGTCATTCCGCTGTTCGAGCGCACGCCGCTGAACCTCGACGACCGCCTCACCATCAAGAACGACCACGTCGTCGTCGCGGAGTACGAGCGCGACACCGAGGTGCTGCTCGACGAACTCGAGGCCCTCGACGTGGAGTACGTCCTCATCGAGTCCGACGAGGAGGAGGCAAAACGCCTCTCCGACGACGGCTATCAGGCCATCAACGGCGACCCCGAGGACCGCGACGACCTGGAGCGCGCGACCATCCAGCGGGCGTCGTTGCTCATCACGGACGCCGGCGACAACACGGCGAGTATCGTTCTGACCGCACTGGAGGCGAACGAGGACCTGCGCGTCGTCAGCTTCACGGCCTCGACCCGCCGGCGGGCGGCGCTCGCGGAGGTCGGTGTCGACCGGAGCGTCTCGCCGCGCGCGCTCATCGGTCGACGACTCGCGGAGAAGGCGACAACGCCCGTCTCGGTCCCCGAATCGGTTGACGAGGAGGACGAGGTCGCCATCCGTGAGTTGCTCGTTCGGCGCGACAGTCCGCTTCACGGCGTTCGCGTGCGAGACTCGCCGCTCGCCGCCCACCCGAATCTGACGCTGGTCGCCGGGTGGTTCGACGGAGAGTTGCGCCTGCCGCCGTCGCCCGAGGACCGACTGACACCCAACACCGTCCTGGTCGTCGCCGGCCCGGAGGGCACCATCGACGAGGTCGCGGCCGAGGTGGGCGGAACCCGGACGCCGCGCGCGGCGGCGCAGTCGTGGGTGATCGTCGCGGGATTCGGGGAAGGCGGCCACGAGGCAGCGGCCACCCTGCCGGACGGCGTCTCGGTGACGACAGTCGACGAGTCGCCGGACTCCGGCGCGGACGTCGTCGGCGACGTGACGGAACCGGAGACGCTACAGGCGGTGGACATCGAAGCGGCGTCGGCGCTGGTCGTCACGGTGGGCGAGGACGCCACCGCGCTGTTGACCGTGGCGATGGCGCGCTCGCTCTCCGACGACGTCGAGATTCTCGTTCGCGTCACCGAAGCCGAGAAGACGGCACCGGCGTTCAGGGCCGGCGCGGACTACGTGCTCTCCGTGCAGCGGGTGTGTGCGCGACTGGTCGCCGCGGAGGTACACGGCGAACGCATCATGGACCCCGTGGGACAGATTCGACTCGTCCGCGCCGACGCGGCGCCCTTCGCCGGGGAGACGCTGGCGGACGCACGCCGGAACCCCGAGCGCGGATGGACTGTCGTCGGTGTCGCCAGGGAGGGGGCCGTGCTCACCGACGAGCGCACCGAGATCGCGGACACCGACGAGATGTTCGTCGCCGGAAGCGACGACGCCATCCAGGAGTTCGAGCGGACCGTCGACAGTTCGTAG
- a CDS encoding DUF1611 domain-containing protein: MNVAVLAHEKFPGRAKTAVGVLRYTDDDVVAVLDRENAGTRTTDHVEDVQDAPVVASMDEIAEDEAVDALVIGIAPIGGGFDESWRADVRTALERGCDVHAGLHYFLEDDEEFAALAAEHDCELWDVRKPPTDLGVADGSAADVDATVVATVGTDCSVGKMTATRELYEAAREAGMDAAFAATGQTGILIEGAGIPVDRVVSDFAAGATERLVVEAAAEHDYVFVEGQASLVHPAYSGVTASIVHGARPDYLVLCHEAGRESVHGYDQDLPPVSSFPERYETFAAPVCDATLAGGMLNTRSTESDADARDAVAEFSETIGAPADDPVRFGPDSVLEVIR, from the coding sequence ATGAACGTCGCGGTGCTCGCACACGAGAAGTTCCCGGGCCGGGCGAAGACGGCTGTCGGGGTGCTCCGGTACACGGACGACGACGTGGTGGCGGTGCTGGACCGCGAGAACGCGGGGACGCGGACGACGGACCACGTCGAAGACGTGCAGGACGCGCCGGTCGTCGCGTCGATGGACGAGATAGCTGAGGACGAGGCGGTCGACGCGCTCGTCATCGGCATCGCGCCCATCGGCGGCGGGTTCGACGAGTCGTGGCGGGCGGACGTCCGAACGGCACTCGAGCGCGGCTGTGACGTCCACGCTGGCCTCCACTACTTCCTCGAGGACGACGAGGAGTTCGCGGCGCTCGCCGCAGAGCACGACTGCGAACTGTGGGACGTCCGGAAGCCACCGACAGACCTCGGGGTGGCCGACGGGTCGGCGGCGGACGTGGACGCCACCGTCGTCGCGACGGTCGGCACGGACTGTTCGGTGGGGAAGATGACGGCGACCCGCGAGTTGTACGAGGCAGCCCGGGAGGCCGGGATGGACGCCGCGTTCGCCGCGACGGGCCAGACGGGCATCCTCATCGAGGGAGCGGGGATTCCGGTCGACCGCGTCGTCTCGGACTTCGCGGCGGGCGCGACCGAGCGCCTCGTCGTGGAGGCGGCGGCCGAGCACGACTACGTCTTCGTGGAGGGGCAGGCGAGTCTCGTTCACCCGGCGTACTCTGGGGTGACGGCGAGCATCGTACACGGCGCGCGCCCCGACTATCTCGTGCTCTGCCACGAGGCGGGGCGCGAGTCCGTCCACGGCTACGACCAGGACCTGCCGCCCGTGTCGTCGTTCCCGGAGCGCTACGAGACGTTCGCCGCGCCGGTGTGTGACGCCACGCTCGCGGGCGGGATGCTCAACACGCGCAGCACCGAGTCGGACGCGGATGCTCGCGACGCCGTCGCCGAGTTCTCCGAGACCATCGGCGCGCCCGCGGACGACCCGGTGCGCTTCGGACCCGACTCCGTGCTGGAGGTGATTCGGTGA
- the thrS gene encoding threonine--tRNA ligase: MSTVTVTLPDGSTLEMESGATVEDVAFEIGPGLGRDTVAGKVDGELVSKETPLTEDAEIEIVTDQSDEYLDVLRHTAAHVLAQAILRNHPEAKLTIGPYTDTGFYYDVADVELDADDLAEIQDEAEDIVESDFDVEMVEYSREEALETYADNEYKRDILETEAAGEDPVSFYQQGDFEDLCKGPHVESTGEIGGFEVLETSAAYWRGDEENDTLTRVYGTAFPTESGLEEFLEMRAEAEERDHRRIGNEMDLFSIPDVTGPGLPLYHPNGKTVLRELSEYVHELNREMDYEEVETPHLFRTELWKQSGHYDNYVDDMFLLDVNDEEYGLKPMNCPGHATIFEQESWSYRDLPVRYFEDGKVYRKEQRGELSGLSRVWAFTIDDGHVFARADQIEQEVRRIMDLISEVLDTFDLDYEVALATRPEKSVGSDEIWEQSEQQLRDVLDEQNVDYDLEPGDGAFYGPKIDFGFEDALGRKWDGPTVQLDFNMPERFDLEYAGSDNEAHQPVMIHRALYGSYERFFMVLIEHYNGRFPTWLAPEQVRILPVTDDNLGYAHRVKNELDDFRVEVEDRDWTVGRKIQQAHDDNVPYMLVLGDDEEEADTVSVRDRKEQERNDVELETFLEHLEGEVGEKRTEPDFAE; encoded by the coding sequence ATGAGTACTGTGACTGTGACGCTTCCGGACGGATCCACGCTCGAGATGGAGTCCGGGGCGACGGTCGAGGACGTAGCGTTCGAAATTGGCCCTGGCCTCGGCCGCGACACAGTCGCGGGGAAGGTCGACGGCGAACTCGTCTCGAAGGAGACGCCGCTGACGGAGGACGCCGAAATCGAGATCGTCACCGACCAGTCCGACGAATACCTCGACGTGCTGCGCCACACCGCCGCGCACGTCCTCGCGCAGGCCATCCTCCGGAACCACCCCGAGGCGAAACTCACCATCGGGCCGTACACGGACACCGGCTTCTACTACGACGTCGCAGACGTCGAACTCGACGCCGACGACCTCGCCGAAATCCAGGACGAGGCCGAGGACATCGTCGAGTCCGATTTCGACGTCGAGATGGTGGAGTACAGCCGCGAGGAAGCCCTCGAGACGTACGCCGACAACGAGTACAAGCGCGACATCCTGGAGACGGAAGCCGCTGGCGAGGACCCAGTCAGTTTCTACCAACAGGGCGACTTCGAGGACCTCTGCAAGGGGCCACACGTCGAGTCTACGGGCGAAATCGGCGGCTTCGAGGTGCTCGAAACCTCGGCGGCGTACTGGCGCGGCGACGAAGAGAACGACACCCTCACCCGAGTGTACGGCACGGCGTTCCCGACCGAGAGCGGCCTCGAGGAGTTCCTCGAGATGCGCGCTGAAGCCGAGGAGCGCGACCACCGCCGCATCGGGAACGAGATGGACCTGTTCTCGATTCCCGACGTCACGGGGCCGGGGCTCCCGCTGTACCACCCGAACGGGAAGACGGTGCTCCGTGAGCTCTCCGAGTACGTCCACGAACTCAACCGCGAGATGGACTACGAGGAGGTCGAGACGCCCCACCTGTTCCGCACGGAGCTCTGGAAGCAGTCCGGGCACTACGACAACTACGTCGACGACATGTTCCTCCTCGATGTGAACGACGAGGAATACGGCCTGAAGCCGATGAACTGCCCGGGCCACGCCACCATCTTCGAGCAGGAGTCCTGGAGCTACCGGGACCTCCCGGTGCGCTACTTCGAGGACGGGAAGGTGTACCGCAAAGAACAGCGCGGCGAACTCTCCGGCCTGAGCCGGGTGTGGGCGTTTACCATCGACGACGGCCACGTGTTCGCGCGCGCCGACCAGATCGAACAGGAAGTCCGTCGCATCATGGACCTCATCTCGGAGGTCCTGGACACGTTCGACCTCGACTACGAGGTGGCGCTCGCGACGCGCCCCGAGAAGTCCGTCGGGAGCGACGAAATCTGGGAGCAGTCCGAGCAACAGCTACGGGACGTGCTCGACGAGCAGAACGTCGACTACGACCTCGAACCCGGGGACGGCGCGTTCTACGGGCCGAAGATCGACTTCGGCTTCGAGGACGCGCTCGGCCGGAAGTGGGACGGCCCGACGGTCCAACTCGACTTCAACATGCCCGAGCGCTTCGACCTGGAGTACGCTGGCTCGGACAACGAGGCCCACCAGCCGGTGATGATCCACCGCGCGCTGTACGGCTCCTACGAGCGCTTCTTCATGGTGCTCATCGAGCACTACAACGGCCGTTTCCCGACGTGGCTCGCGCCCGAGCAGGTGCGTATCCTCCCGGTCACGGACGACAACCTCGGCTACGCCCACCGCGTGAAGAACGAACTCGACGACTTCCGTGTCGAGGTCGAGGACCGCGACTGGACGGTCGGGCGGAAGATCCAGCAGGCCCACGACGACAACGTGCCGTACATGCTCGTCCTCGGCGACGACGAGGAGGAAGCGGACACCGTCTCTGTGCGTGACCGCAAGGAACAGGAGCGAAACGACGTCGAACTCGAGACGTTCCTCGAGCACCTCGAGGGTGAGGTCGGCGAGAAGCGCACGGAACCGGACTTCGCGGAGTAG